A DNA window from Pirellulales bacterium contains the following coding sequences:
- a CDS encoding response regulator transcription factor: protein MTPKIGLMLVDDHFVVRMGLAASLALEPDMKIVAECNTGEEAAALFRRHRPDIVIMDNQLPGMNGAEATFAIRRETPDARIIVLSVHDGEEDIFRAVQAGAVGYLHKAARRDEIVAAIRSVRAGQSCFPPTIAAKLAARQQQASLSKRELEVLRLIVDGYSNKEIAKSLNLAQVTVKLHVGHVLEKLGVFDRTQAATAAIQRGIVHLE from the coding sequence GTGACGCCAAAGATCGGACTGATGCTGGTCGACGACCACTTTGTCGTCCGCATGGGGCTGGCCGCGTCGCTGGCGCTGGAGCCGGATATGAAAATCGTCGCCGAGTGCAATACGGGCGAAGAGGCGGCGGCCTTGTTTCGACGCCATCGGCCCGACATCGTCATCATGGACAACCAACTGCCCGGGATGAACGGCGCCGAGGCGACCTTCGCCATTCGCCGAGAAACCCCCGACGCGCGGATCATCGTCCTCTCGGTGCACGACGGTGAGGAAGACATATTTCGCGCCGTGCAAGCCGGGGCCGTGGGCTATCTCCATAAGGCCGCGCGACGCGACGAGATTGTCGCGGCCATCCGCTCCGTTCGGGCAGGGCAATCCTGTTTTCCGCCGACGATCGCGGCCAAGCTCGCGGCGCGGCAGCAGCAAGCAAGTCTCAGCAAGCGCGAACTCGAAGTCTTGCGCCTCATCGTCGACGGCTATTCCAACAAGGAAATCGCCAAGTCCCTTAACCTTGCGCAGGTGACGGTCAAGCTGCACGTCGGCCACGTGCTGGAAAAGCTCGGCGTGTTCGACCGAACGCAGGCCGCCACCGCCGCGATCCAACGCGGCATCGTGCATCTGGAATAA